A stretch of Streptococcus sp. oral taxon 061 DNA encodes these proteins:
- a CDS encoding ABC transporter ATP-binding protein → MNMIKVEGLNKNIKGKAILKDISFEVAEGECVALIGPNGAGKTTLLDCLLGDKLVTSGQVSIQGLPVTSSKLDYIRGYLPQENVIVQKLKVKELIAFFQSIYPNPLNNQEIDQLLQFDKKQKEQLAEKLSGGQKRLFSFVLTLIGRPKLVFLDEPTAAMDTSTRQRFWEIVQDLKAQGVTILYSSHYIEEVEHTADRILVLNKGELIRDTTPLAMRSEEIEKHFILPLAYKEVVEQSNLIENWSQKQDALQVVTREADAFWQLLVQAGCRIQEIEVNNRSLLDTIFEETQKGDD, encoded by the coding sequence ATGAACATGATTAAGGTAGAAGGCTTAAATAAGAACATCAAGGGCAAGGCTATTTTGAAGGATATTTCCTTTGAGGTAGCTGAAGGTGAATGTGTCGCCTTGATTGGGCCCAATGGTGCTGGAAAGACCACACTCTTAGATTGTTTACTTGGAGATAAGCTAGTTACCAGCGGTCAAGTATCCATTCAAGGCTTGCCAGTGACGAGCTCTAAGTTAGACTATATTAGAGGCTACCTCCCTCAAGAAAATGTCATCGTTCAGAAATTAAAGGTCAAAGAGTTGATTGCTTTCTTTCAAAGTATTTATCCAAATCCCTTGAACAACCAGGAGATCGATCAACTATTGCAGTTTGACAAGAAGCAAAAAGAACAATTGGCAGAAAAATTGTCAGGTGGGCAAAAGCGTCTCTTTTCATTTGTCTTGACCTTGATAGGCCGACCAAAGCTTGTCTTTTTAGATGAGCCAACTGCGGCCATGGATACCTCAACTCGTCAACGTTTTTGGGAAATTGTCCAAGACTTAAAAGCGCAGGGAGTCACCATTCTCTATTCGTCTCATTATATTGAGGAAGTAGAGCATACAGCAGACCGGATTTTGGTCTTAAATAAGGGAGAATTGATTCGTGATACGACACCACTAGCTATGCGCAGTGAAGAGATTGAAAAGCACTTTATCCTACCTCTGGCTTATAAGGAAGTCGTTGAGCAGTCAAACTTGATTGAAAACTGGTCACAAAAACAAGATGCCCTGCAAGTAGTCACACGCGAAGCGGATGCTTTTTGGCAACTGTTAGTCCAGGCAGGCTGTAGGATACAAGAAATTGAAGTCAATAACCGTAGCTTGCTAGATACAATCTTTGAAGAAACACAAAAGGGAGATGACTAA
- a CDS encoding ABC transporter permease — protein sequence MKRWIALNKIEFLLTKRQLVYYLLSVGMPTAFYLFFSGMYQDTPDGPANFMRDYLISMTAFSMMSTAMFSFPAVLHTDKINNWQKTLRHTPVNMVEYYLSKITSMMVDYLVSILVVFSVGHLVRGVDMPLGSWIGAALLLIAGSIAFVALGLILTLLPSSQLMSVVGNLLYLGLAVLGGLWMPITLFPDWMQAIGKCLPTYQLMELLKTFLNEGGINLSSTVYLLVFSAVLFGLTIYLQGHKENA from the coding sequence ATGAAACGATGGATCGCACTAAACAAGATAGAATTTCTATTGACCAAACGACAATTAGTCTATTATCTATTATCCGTAGGGATGCCGACGGCCTTCTATTTATTCTTTTCAGGCATGTACCAGGATACACCAGATGGGCCAGCTAATTTTATGCGCGACTACCTTATCTCTATGACGGCCTTTTCTATGATGTCGACAGCTATGTTTTCATTCCCAGCTGTTTTACATACCGATAAAATCAACAACTGGCAGAAAACATTACGCCATACTCCAGTAAATATGGTAGAATATTATCTATCAAAGATAACAAGTATGATGGTTGATTATTTGGTTTCAATCCTGGTTGTTTTCTCAGTTGGGCACTTGGTCAGAGGTGTGGATATGCCTTTAGGAAGCTGGATTGGGGCTGCGCTCTTGCTGATTGCGGGAAGTATAGCCTTTGTAGCGCTTGGTTTGATCCTGACACTCTTACCGTCTAGTCAGCTGATGTCTGTCGTGGGCAATCTTCTCTATCTAGGCTTGGCTGTTTTAGGCGGACTCTGGATGCCCATCACTTTATTTCCAGACTGGATGCAAGCAATCGGGAAGTGTCTACCAACCTATCAGTTGATGGAATTGCTCAAGACCTTCTTAAACGAGGGAGGCATCAATTTATCATCCACAGTTTATCTACTTGTTTTTTCAGCAGTTTTATTTGGTTTGACTATTTACCTTCAAGGTCATAAGGAGAATGCTTAA
- a CDS encoding sensor histidine kinase — protein sequence MLERLKSIHYMFWASLIFMVFPILSAVVGEIPSWHLLVDILFVVAYLGVLTTKSQRLSWLFWIIMLAYVAGNTVFIYGNYVWFFFFLANLLIYHFRVRSLRSLHVWTFLLAQVLVVGQLMMFQSVETEAVAFELGILTFVDLMTLGLVRIRIVEDLKEAQAKQNAQINLLLAENERSRIGQDLHDSLGHTFAMLSVKTDLALQLFQMQAYPQVEKELKEIHQISKDSMNEVRTIVENLKSRTLASELETVKKMLEIAGIEVEVDNQLDKASLTQDVESTAAMILLELATNIIKHSSAEKAYLKLERTDQELLLTVRDDGKGFATVKGNELHTVRDRVAAFSGQVELVSLKHPTEVRVHLPYKERK from the coding sequence ATGCTTGAAAGACTGAAAAGCATACACTATATGTTTTGGGCCAGTTTGATTTTTATGGTTTTCCCTATCCTCTCTGCAGTAGTTGGGGAAATTCCTAGCTGGCATTTACTAGTTGATATTCTATTTGTGGTGGCTTACTTAGGCGTTTTGACAACCAAGAGTCAGCGATTATCCTGGCTCTTTTGGATTATCATGCTAGCCTATGTAGCTGGGAATACCGTCTTTATTTATGGCAACTATGTCTGGTTCTTCTTTTTCCTTGCCAATCTCTTGATTTATCATTTTAGAGTGCGTAGCTTACGTTCTCTTCATGTCTGGACTTTTCTCCTTGCTCAAGTTCTTGTTGTTGGACAACTCATGATGTTTCAGTCAGTCGAAACTGAGGCTGTAGCCTTTGAGCTTGGGATTCTTACTTTTGTCGATTTGATGACATTGGGTTTGGTTCGGATTCGCATTGTCGAGGATTTGAAAGAAGCCCAGGCCAAGCAAAATGCTCAGATAAATTTATTGCTTGCTGAAAATGAACGCAGTCGTATCGGTCAGGATTTGCATGATAGTCTGGGGCATACCTTTGCTATGCTGAGTGTCAAGACAGATTTAGCCTTGCAGTTATTTCAGATGCAGGCCTATCCACAGGTGGAGAAGGAATTAAAAGAAATTCACCAGATCAGCAAGGATTCTATGAATGAAGTACGAACCATCGTGGAAAATCTGAAATCACGGACTCTAGCATCAGAGCTTGAAACTGTCAAAAAGATGCTGGAGATTGCTGGAATTGAGGTTGAGGTTGACAATCAATTGGACAAGGCTAGCCTGACCCAGGATGTGGAGTCGACGGCTGCTATGATTTTGTTAGAACTGGCGACCAATATCATCAAACATTCCAGTGCTGAAAAAGCCTATCTAAAACTGGAACGTACAGATCAGGAATTGCTATTGACGGTCAGAGATGATGGGAAAGGTTTTGCAACTGTAAAAGGAAATGAACTCCATACAGTCCGAGATCGTGTTGCAGCCTTCTCAGGTCAAGTAGAGCTGGTCAGCTTGAAACATCCAACAGAGGTGCGCGTGCATCTGCCTTATAAGGAGAGAAAGTAG
- a CDS encoding response regulator transcription factor: MKVLVAEDQSMLRDAMCQLLSFQPDVETVLQAKNGAEAIEILGKEAVDIAILDVEMPVKTGLEALEWIKQEVPETKVVIVTTFKRPGYFERAVKAGVDAYVLKERSIAELMQTLHTVLEGRKEYSPELMEVMMTHPNPLTEQEVAVLHGVAQGLSNQEIADKLYLSNGTVRNYMTNILSKLGASNRTEAAKTAEEEGWL, encoded by the coding sequence ATGAAAGTATTAGTCGCAGAAGATCAAAGTATGCTTAGAGACGCCATGTGCCAGCTCTTAAGTTTTCAGCCAGATGTAGAGACTGTCTTGCAGGCGAAAAATGGAGCCGAGGCTATTGAGATTTTGGGGAAAGAAGCAGTAGATATTGCCATCCTTGACGTTGAAATGCCAGTCAAGACGGGACTCGAAGCTCTCGAGTGGATCAAACAAGAAGTACCTGAAACCAAGGTAGTTATCGTTACGACCTTTAAACGCCCAGGTTATTTTGAACGAGCGGTCAAAGCAGGAGTAGACGCCTATGTCTTGAAAGAGCGGAGCATCGCCGAGCTCATGCAAACCCTGCATACGGTGTTAGAGGGGCGCAAGGAGTATTCTCCAGAGCTGATGGAAGTCATGATGACTCATCCCAATCCCTTGACCGAGCAGGAAGTCGCTGTTTTGCATGGAGTTGCCCAAGGCCTCTCCAACCAAGAAATTGCTGACAAGCTCTACCTCTCAAACGGCACCGTCCGTAATTACATGACCAATATCCTCTCCAAACTAGGCGCCAGCAACCGAACCGAAGCAGCCAAAACTGCCGAAGAAGAAGGCTGGTTGTGA
- a CDS encoding FtsX-like permease family protein, whose translation MFSVKDIRKLVVVSIIGACAVFVANLFLNFYLDIEQLEISKTNPMIQTYYDAQVSLSWMVAMVSGVVLSLTSVLLMCFYIKQFVDDHKEQLGILKALGYSNGQLAKRFWAFGLSFGAGALLGYLASFLIMEHFYDFRNEKGILPEITIHFHWQLLLALVILPTVFFMLLAIGYARRQLQTPTLRLLKKSPTPIKAQRRKRAPKKEKAFLKELSSSLIWGRKSILFFVVFGSMCFAAMVQLSFGLRDYTDDIIQTMMIMIGLILSFSILFLSLGIVVSESRETLALMKAFGYTDRECQGHILAPYRFWAYLGFVLGTAYQYGIMEILIGIIKDTVPEKIEHHFDGNACFWTLIGFAVVYESLFYLSNRKLQKQTIKEVLLAE comes from the coding sequence ATGTTTTCAGTAAAAGATATTCGAAAATTAGTTGTCGTCAGCATCATTGGGGCTTGTGCGGTCTTTGTGGCCAATCTCTTCTTAAATTTTTACTTGGACATCGAGCAATTAGAGATTTCGAAAACCAATCCCATGATTCAGACCTACTATGATGCCCAGGTTTCGCTTTCTTGGATGGTGGCCATGGTCAGTGGGGTCGTCTTGTCCTTGACGTCGGTCCTTCTCATGTGTTTTTATATCAAACAATTTGTCGATGACCACAAGGAACAATTAGGAATTTTAAAGGCCTTGGGCTACAGTAATGGCCAGTTGGCTAAACGATTTTGGGCCTTTGGACTGAGTTTTGGAGCTGGAGCGCTTCTTGGCTATTTAGCTTCTTTTCTTATAATGGAGCATTTTTATGACTTTCGTAATGAGAAGGGGATCCTGCCAGAAATCACCATTCATTTTCATTGGCAGCTCTTGCTTGCTTTGGTGATCCTGCCAACGGTATTTTTTATGCTTCTCGCGATTGGCTATGCTAGAAGACAATTACAAACGCCGACTCTTCGCTTATTGAAAAAATCTCCAACACCAATCAAGGCTCAAAGGAGAAAGAGGGCTCCTAAGAAAGAGAAGGCCTTCCTAAAAGAGCTGTCCTCATCACTGATTTGGGGGAGAAAATCTATACTGTTTTTTGTAGTCTTTGGCTCTATGTGTTTTGCGGCCATGGTTCAATTGTCCTTTGGCCTCAGGGATTACACAGATGATATCATCCAAACCATGATGATCATGATTGGCTTGATCCTTTCTTTCTCGATACTCTTTTTGTCATTGGGGATTGTGGTCTCTGAAAGTCGCGAAACCTTGGCTCTTATGAAGGCTTTTGGCTACACCGATCGTGAATGCCAAGGTCATATTCTCGCTCCTTATCGTTTTTGGGCTTATCTAGGATTTGTTTTAGGGACGGCTTATCAATACGGTATCATGGAAATCTTGATTGGTATAATCAAAGATACGGTTCCTGAAAAGATTGAGCATCACTTTGATGGGAATGCTTGCTTCTGGACTTTGATCGGTTTTGCTGTGGTTTATGAAAGCCTCTTTTATCTATCCAACAGAAAACTCCAAAAACAAACCATCAAAGAAGTGCTCTTAGCTGAATAA
- a CDS encoding ABC transporter ATP-binding protein, whose amino-acid sequence MIQLENIHKSYGQTKVLKGIDLQIQDQDNVVILGPSGSGKSTLLNVLSGLEKVDEGHILIQGQDLSQLADAQLTAFRREKIAFIFQQYYLLPNLTVKQNVKMGADLANNHDFLQIIEDLGLGDKLDKYPSELSGGEQQRVSIARALAKKPEILFLDEPTGALDEETGRKILDYIWKLKEKLGFTLIMVTHNQNIADMARTIIRVNSGKITEVVTNDQPQTAYEIGW is encoded by the coding sequence ATGATTCAACTAGAAAATATTCACAAAAGTTACGGCCAAACCAAGGTTTTAAAAGGGATTGACTTGCAGATTCAAGACCAGGATAATGTGGTTATCCTCGGCCCTTCTGGATCGGGAAAGTCAACTCTCTTAAACGTGTTATCAGGCTTAGAAAAGGTAGATGAGGGGCATATCCTCATTCAAGGGCAAGATTTATCACAACTCGCGGATGCTCAATTGACAGCCTTTAGACGTGAGAAGATTGCCTTTATCTTCCAGCAGTATTATTTATTGCCTAATCTGACAGTCAAACAGAATGTAAAGATGGGGGCAGACCTGGCAAACAATCATGACTTTTTGCAGATCATAGAAGATTTGGGACTTGGCGATAAGCTAGACAAGTATCCGAGTGAATTGTCGGGTGGGGAACAGCAGAGAGTCTCTATTGCCCGGGCCTTGGCCAAAAAGCCAGAGATTCTTTTCTTAGATGAGCCGACGGGAGCCCTCGATGAAGAAACAGGGCGCAAGATTCTCGACTATATCTGGAAACTGAAGGAAAAGCTCGGCTTTACCCTCATCATGGTGACGCACAACCAAAATATTGCGGATATGGCCAGAACCATCATTCGAGTCAATAGTGGCAAGATTACCGAAGTTGTGACCAATGATCAGCCTCAGACTGCTTATGAGATTGGATGGTAA
- a CDS encoding TetR/AcrR family transcriptional regulator, with the protein MPPKVKFSKEAMIGIALQLVREEGMASLTARALAEKLGATPRVIFGQFANMSELQAEVIGAAEMVVVEYIRKALEDEKPFRSVGVAYILFASKEPQLFQLLFQNPSKDPIRRFQDFLPMKDHSYQLVLDSIVADYPLTVEEASRLYQHLFIYSHGMASMVASGIYQFSMEEVIGLMTEVCQSLIKEMVGKK; encoded by the coding sequence ATGCCACCCAAGGTTAAATTTAGTAAAGAGGCTATGATTGGGATAGCTTTACAATTGGTGAGAGAAGAGGGAATGGCTAGTTTGACAGCTAGAGCATTAGCGGAGAAACTAGGAGCCACACCGAGAGTCATTTTTGGGCAATTTGCTAATATGTCTGAGTTACAAGCAGAGGTTATTGGTGCTGCGGAAATGGTCGTGGTGGAGTATATTCGCAAGGCCTTAGAAGATGAGAAGCCTTTTCGATCTGTCGGGGTTGCTTATATACTTTTCGCCTCAAAAGAGCCTCAACTCTTTCAATTGCTTTTCCAAAATCCTAGTAAAGATCCCATTCGTCGCTTTCAAGATTTTCTTCCCATGAAGGATCATAGTTACCAATTGGTTCTGGATTCGATTGTCGCAGACTATCCTTTGACTGTAGAGGAGGCTAGTCGATTGTACCAGCATCTATTTATCTACTCACATGGGATGGCCTCTATGGTTGCTTCTGGTATTTATCAATTCAGCATGGAAGAAGTAATTGGATTAATGACAGAGGTTTGTCAGTCGCTCATCAAAGAAATGGTAGGAAAAAAATGA
- a CDS encoding valine--tRNA ligase — translation MSKELSPKYNPAEVEAGRYQKWLDADVFKPSGDKKAKPYSIVIPPPNVTGKLHLGHAWDTTLQDIIIRQKRMQGFDTLWLPGMDHAGIATQAKVEERLRGEGISRYDLGREKFLEKVWEWKDEYATTIKEQWGKMGLSVDYSRERFTLDEGLSKAVRKVFVDLYKKGWIYRGEFIINWDPAARTALSDIEVIHKDVEGAFYHMNYMLEDGSRALEVATTRPETMFGDVAVAVNPEDPRYKDLIGKNVVLPIANKLIPIVGDEHADPEFGTGVVKITPAHDPNDFLVGQRHNLPQVNVMNDDGTMNDLAFEFAGMDRFEARKAVVAKLEEIGALVKIEKRVHSVGHSERTGVVVEPRLSTQWFVKMDQLAKNAIANQYTDDKVEFYPPRFNDTFLQWMENVHDWVISRQLWWGHQIPAWYNAEGEMYVGEEAPEGDGWTQDEDVLDTWFSSALWPFSTMGWPDVDSEDFKRYFPTSTLVTGYDIIFFWVSRMIFQSLEFTGRQPFQNVLIHGLIRDEQGRKMSKSLGNGIDPMDVIEKYGADALRWFLSNGSAPGQDVRFSYEKMDASWNFINKIWNISRYILMNNEGLTLEQATANVEKVINKEAGNVTDRWILHNLNETIGKVTENFDKFEFGVAGHILYNFIWDEFADWYVELTKEVLYSDNEGEKVITRSVLLYTLDKILRLLHPIMPFVTEEIFGQISEGSIVTAEYPTVNPAFEDLAAHTGVESLKDLIRAVRNARAEVNVAPSKPITILVKTSDSDLESFFNSNVNYIKRFTNPEHLEIASTIPAPELAMSSVITGAEIYLPLADLLNVEEELARLDKELAKWQKELDMVGKKLSNERFVANAKPEVVQKERDKQADYQAKYDATVARIDEMKKLVK, via the coding sequence ATGTCTAAAGAACTTTCACCTAAATACAATCCAGCTGAGGTTGAGGCTGGTCGTTACCAAAAATGGCTTGATGCCGATGTTTTCAAGCCTTCAGGCGATAAAAAGGCTAAGCCATATTCTATCGTCATTCCACCACCAAACGTAACTGGGAAACTCCACCTTGGTCACGCTTGGGATACGACTCTTCAGGATATCATCATCCGTCAAAAACGTATGCAAGGCTTTGATACGCTTTGGCTTCCTGGTATGGACCACGCGGGGATTGCAACTCAGGCTAAGGTTGAGGAGCGCTTGCGTGGTGAGGGCATCAGTCGTTACGACCTCGGTCGTGAGAAATTCCTTGAGAAAGTCTGGGAATGGAAAGATGAATATGCCACTACTATCAAGGAACAGTGGGGCAAGATGGGGCTCTCTGTAGACTACTCTCGTGAGCGTTTCACCCTTGATGAAGGTTTGTCAAAAGCCGTGCGCAAGGTCTTTGTGGATCTATACAAGAAAGGCTGGATCTATCGTGGTGAGTTTATCATCAACTGGGACCCAGCAGCTCGCACAGCCCTTTCTGATATCGAGGTGATCCACAAGGACGTGGAAGGTGCCTTCTACCACATGAACTACATGCTGGAAGACGGCTCACGCGCCCTTGAAGTTGCGACAACTCGTCCTGAGACTATGTTTGGGGACGTTGCCGTTGCGGTCAATCCAGAAGACCCACGCTACAAGGACTTGATTGGTAAAAACGTCGTCCTTCCAATCGCTAATAAACTCATCCCAATCGTTGGGGACGAACACGCAGATCCTGAGTTTGGTACGGGTGTCGTGAAAATCACACCTGCCCACGATCCAAACGACTTCTTAGTTGGTCAACGCCATAACTTGCCACAAGTTAACGTCATGAACGACGACGGAACCATGAATGACTTGGCCTTCGAATTTGCAGGCATGGACCGTTTTGAAGCTCGTAAAGCAGTCGTTGCTAAGTTGGAAGAAATCGGTGCCCTTGTTAAAATCGAAAAACGTGTTCACAGTGTTGGTCACTCAGAGCGTACAGGTGTCGTGGTTGAACCACGCTTGTCTACGCAATGGTTTGTCAAGATGGACCAATTGGCTAAGAATGCCATTGCAAACCAATACACAGATGATAAGGTTGAATTCTACCCCCCTCGTTTCAACGATACCTTCCTCCAATGGATGGAAAATGTCCATGACTGGGTAATCTCTCGTCAGCTCTGGTGGGGTCACCAAATCCCTGCTTGGTACAATGCTGAGGGTGAAATGTACGTTGGTGAGGAAGCTCCAGAAGGTGACGGATGGACTCAGGACGAAGACGTCTTGGATACTTGGTTCAGTTCTGCCCTTTGGCCATTCTCAACTATGGGCTGGCCTGATGTCGATTCAGAAGACTTCAAACGTTACTTCCCAACGTCAACCTTGGTAACAGGTTACGATATCATCTTCTTCTGGGTGTCTCGTATGATCTTCCAATCTTTGGAATTCACTGGTCGTCAGCCATTCCAAAACGTCCTGATTCACGGTTTGATTCGCGACGAGCAAGGACGCAAGATGTCTAAGTCACTCGGTAACGGGATTGACCCAATGGATGTTATCGAGAAATATGGTGCCGATGCCCTCCGTTGGTTCCTTTCAAATGGTTCTGCACCAGGGCAAGACGTGCGCTTCTCTTATGAGAAAATGGATGCTTCTTGGAACTTCATTAACAAGATTTGGAACATCTCTCGCTACATCCTCATGAACAATGAAGGCTTGACCCTTGAGCAAGCAACTGCCAATGTGGAAAAAGTTATTAACAAGGAAGCTGGAAACGTTACTGACCGCTGGATTCTCCACAACCTCAATGAAACGATCGGAAAAGTCACTGAAAACTTTGACAAGTTTGAGTTTGGTGTCGCTGGCCACATCCTCTACAACTTCATTTGGGATGAATTTGCGGACTGGTACGTTGAGTTGACCAAGGAAGTCCTTTATAGCGATAATGAAGGAGAGAAAGTCATCACACGTTCTGTTCTCCTTTATACTTTGGACAAGATCCTTCGTCTCCTTCACCCAATCATGCCATTCGTGACAGAGGAAATCTTTGGACAAATCTCAGAAGGCTCTATCGTCACAGCGGAATACCCAACTGTTAACCCAGCCTTTGAAGACCTTGCAGCTCACACGGGTGTCGAAAGCCTCAAAGACTTGATCCGTGCCGTTCGGAATGCGCGTGCGGAAGTAAACGTAGCACCAAGCAAGCCAATCACCATCCTTGTTAAGACAAGCGATAGCGACTTGGAATCCTTCTTTAACAGCAATGTCAACTACATCAAACGCTTCACAAATCCAGAACACTTGGAAATTGCATCAACCATCCCTGCACCTGAACTCGCTATGTCAAGCGTCATCACAGGAGCAGAAATTTACTTGCCACTCGCAGACCTCCTCAATGTCGAAGAAGAATTGGCTCGTCTCGATAAGGAACTAGCTAAATGGCAAAAAGAACTGGATATGGTCGGTAAGAAGCTCTCTAACGAACGCTTCGTAGCCAATGCCAAACCAGAAGTCGTCCAAAAAGAACGCGACAAACAAGCCGACTACCAAGCCAAATACGACGCGACCGTCGCACGTATTGATGAGATGAAGAAGTTGGTGAAATAA
- a CDS encoding GNAT family N-acetyltransferase — MTRATLPERIETERLVLRVRTVADAEDIYAYASLPEVSYPAGFPPVKTLKDEIYYLEHILPDRNEKENLPAGYGIVVKGTDKIIGSVDFNHRHEDDVLEIGYTLHPDYWGRGYVPEAARTLIDLAFKELGLHKVELSCFGYNVQSQRVAEKLGFTLEARIRDRKDAQSNRCDSLIYGLLKSEWETQGQH; from the coding sequence ATGACAAGAGCAACATTACCTGAACGAATCGAAACGGAGCGTCTGGTCTTACGAGTCCGTACAGTAGCGGATGCTGAGGATATTTATGCCTACGCTAGTCTCCCAGAAGTTTCTTACCCAGCAGGCTTTCCACCTGTCAAGACCTTGAAAGATGAGATTTATTACCTAGAGCATATCCTTCCCGATCGTAATGAAAAGGAAAATCTCCCAGCAGGCTATGGAATTGTGGTCAAAGGGACTGATAAAATCATCGGCTCTGTTGATTTCAACCATCGCCACGAAGATGATGTGCTGGAGATTGGCTATACTTTGCACCCCGACTATTGGGGCCGAGGTTATGTACCAGAAGCGGCGCGTACCTTGATTGACTTAGCTTTTAAAGAATTGGGGCTTCACAAGGTAGAATTGTCTTGCTTTGGCTACAATGTCCAAAGTCAACGAGTCGCTGAGAAGCTTGGTTTCACCCTTGAAGCTCGCATCCGAGACCGCAAAGATGCTCAGAGCAACCGCTGTGACAGTCTCATATATGGCTTGCTGAAGAGTGAGTGGGAAACTCAAGGTCAACATTAA
- a CDS encoding flavin reductase family protein — translation MKQSFKTSKLYYGFPIFILGYQDQNFGHNITTCSSSYSLGDWLVIGVGAEENAADQIKHYQQFTVNIPDENLMLEMEQAGFISHREKLKHLGLDYEISERTQAPILEACPVVLDCQVERIIEEDGICHIFAKILERLADPELLDDKGHFKNDRFAPTYFMGDGHQRVYRYLDDRVDPMGSFIKKARQKNDKSNIT, via the coding sequence ATGAAACAATCTTTTAAAACAAGTAAGCTCTACTATGGTTTTCCTATCTTCATTTTAGGCTATCAGGACCAGAACTTTGGGCACAATATCACGACCTGCAGTTCCTCTTATAGCCTTGGCGATTGGCTAGTCATCGGGGTTGGTGCTGAGGAAAATGCGGCTGACCAGATTAAGCATTATCAACAGTTCACTGTGAATATCCCTGACGAAAACCTCATGCTTGAGATGGAACAGGCTGGCTTTATCAGCCATCGGGAGAAATTGAAACACCTAGGGCTTGACTACGAGATTTCTGAACGAACTCAGGCTCCGATTTTGGAGGCCTGTCCAGTCGTTTTGGATTGCCAGGTAGAACGGATTATCGAGGAAGATGGCATCTGCCATATCTTTGCTAAAATTCTCGAGCGACTAGCTGATCCAGAGCTCTTAGATGACAAGGGACATTTTAAAAATGACCGCTTTGCGCCGACTTACTTTATGGGGGACGGCCACCAGCGCGTTTATCGTTATCTGGACGACCGAGTCGATCCCATGGGGAGCTTTATCAAGAAAGCGAGGCAGAAGAATGACAAGAGCAACATTACCTGA